Proteins encoded within one genomic window of Oryza brachyantha chromosome 7, ObraRS2, whole genome shotgun sequence:
- the LOC102706956 gene encoding protein STRICTOSIDINE SYNTHASE-LIKE 4-like, with protein MAKGFLGAAGTAALAVAAWLAAHVAIHCPIQPEGPWPPRPSAVDRFPPNNLLQNLEKLGEGRLSGPEDVYVDAAGEVYTATRDGWVQRMRANGSWERWGFVGGPRLLGIAPSADGAMLVCDTDKGLLKLEENGRVTLLASVVEDSTIRLANTAIEASDGTVYFSDVSTRFSFDNWFLDFLEHRFTGRLLKYDPRAGKASVVLNGLGFANGVALSPDEAFVVVCETMRFRCSKVCLKGDNAGQAEIFVDNLPGNPDNIRLGSDGHFWIALLQLRFSPWLDLVAHWSLTRRVIASFPALTERAKAMVKGAMVAQVSVNGEIMRVLGDSDGKVSSLVTSVTEFNGDLFLGSLTANFIGKLSLDKVPQQQGDAIP; from the exons ATGGCGAAGGgcttcctcggcgccgcgggcacggcggcgctggccgTCGCCGCGTGGCTCGCGGCGCACGTCGCGATCCACTGCCCCATCCAGCCGGAAGGCCCGTGGCCGCCGCGTCCCAGCGCCGTCGACCGCTTCCCTCCCAACAACCTCCTCCAG aatctggagaagctgggggaagggcggctgagcgggcCGGAGGACGTGTAcgtggacgccgccggcgaggtctaCACGGCGACGAGGGACGGCTGGGTGCAGAGGATGCGCGCCAACGGGTCGTGGGAGCGGTGGGGGTTCGTCGGCGGCCCGAGGCTGCTCGGCATCGCGCCGTCTGCCGACGGCGCCATGCTCGTCTGTGATACAGACAAG GGATTGTTGAAATTAGAGGAGAATGGACGTGTGACGCTTCTTGCCTCAGTTGTCGAAGACTCCACAATCAG ATTGGCGAACACCGCGATCGAGGCCTCTGACGGCACGGTCTACTTCAGTGATGTCAGCACCAGGTTTAGCTTCGACAACTGGTTCCTCGACTTCCTCGAGCATCGCTTCACCGGCCGCCTCCTCAAGTACGACCCGCGCGCCGGCAAGGCGTCCGTCGTGCTCAACGGACTCGGCTTCGCCAATGGCGTCGCCCTGTCGCCCGACGAGGCCTTCGTCGTCGTCTGCGAGACGATGCG GTTCAGATGCTCGAAAGTGTGTCTGAAAGGGGACAATGCTGGGCAGGCAGAGATCTTCGTGGACAACCTGCCGGGCAATCCAGACAACATTCGGCTCGGATCAGACGGCCACTTCTGGATTGCCCTTCTCCAG CTGAGGTTTTCTCCATGGTTGGACCTTGTCGCCCACTGGAGCTTGACCAGGAGGGTTATCGCTTCGTTCCCTGCGCTCACGGAGAGGGCCAAGGCGATGGTGAAGGGAGCAATGGTGGCTCAGGTGTCGGTGAACGGCGAGATCATGAGGGTGCTTGGTGACTCTGACGGGAAGGTGAGCAGCCTGGTCACTTCGGTGACAGAGTTCAACGGAGATCTCTTCCTCGGCAGCCTCACGGCCAACTTCATAGGAAAATTATCTTTGGATAAGGTTCCACAACAGCAGGGGGATGCAATTCCTTAG
- the LOC102707231 gene encoding protein STRICTOSIDINE SYNTHASE-LIKE 4-like isoform X1 — translation MAPAAKGFLDAAGTAALAVAVSLAVHVAIHCPIHPEGPPPPRPGAARFPPNNLLQNLEKLGEGRLSAPEDVYVDAAGEVFTATRDGWVQRMRANGSWEQWGLVGGTGLLGIAPSADGAVLVCDADKFSCQGLLKLEENGRVTLLASAVEDSTIRFADAAIEASDGTVYFSDASTRFNFDNWFLDFLEYRFTGRLLKYDPCTGKASVVLDSLGFANGVALSPDEAFVVVCETMRFRCLRVWLKGDNAGQAEIFVDNLPGNPDNVRLGSDGHFWIALLPVRFSPWLDLIARWSLTRRVIASFPTLLRRTKAMMKGATVAQVSVDGEIMRVLGDSEGKVINLVTSATEFNGDLFLGSLATNFIGKLSLENVLQEHRDAAPS, via the exons atggcgccggcggcgaagggctTCCTCGACGCCGCGGGCACCGCCGCGCTGGCCGTCGCCGTGTCGCTCGCGGTGCACGTCGCGATCCACTGCCCCATCCATCCGGagggcccgccgccgccgcgtcccggCGCCGCTCGCTTCCCTCCCAACAACCTCCTCCAG aatctggagaagctggggGAAGGGCGGCTGAGCGCGCCGGAGGACGTGtacgtcgacgccgccggcgaggtgttCACGGCGACGAGGGACGGCTGGGTGCAGAGGATGCGCGCCAACGGGTCGTGGGAGCAGTGGGGGCTCGTCGGCGGCACGGGGCTGCTCGGCATCGCGCCgtccgccgacggcgccgtgcTCGTCTGCGACGCCGACAAG TTTTCGTGTCAG GGATTGTTGAAATTAGAGGAGAATGGACGTGTGACGCTTCTTGCCTCGGCTGTTGAAGACTCCACGATCAG GTTTGCGGACGCCGCGATCGAGGCCTCCGACGGCACGGTCTACTTCAGCGACGCCAGCACCAGGTTCAACTTCGACAACTGGTTCCTCGACTTCCTCGAGTATCGCTTCACCGGCCGCCTCCTCAAGTACGACCCTTGCACCGGCAAGGCGTCCGTCGTGCTCGACAGCCTCGGCTTCGCCAACGGCGTCGCCCTGTCGCCCGACGAGGCCTTCGTCGTCGTCTGCGAGACGATGCG GTTCAGATGCTTGAGAGTGTGGCTGAAAGGGGACAATGCTGGACAGGCAGAGATCTTCGTGGACAACCTGCCGGGCAATCCGGACAACGTTCGGCTCGGATCAGACGGCCACTTCTGGATTGCCCTTCTCCCG GTGAGGTTTTCTCCATGGCTGGACCTCATCGCCCGCTGGAGCTTGACTAGGAGGGTTATCGCTTCGTTCCCGACGCTCTTGCGGAGGACCAAGGCGATGATGAAGGGAGCAACGGTGGCTCAGGTGTCGGTGGACGGCGAGATCATGAGGGTGCTTGGTGACTCTGAAGGGAAGGTGATTAACCTAGTCACTTCGGCGACAGAGTTCAATGGAGATCTCTTTCTTGGGAGCCTGGCAACCAACTTCATAGGAAAATTGTCTCTGGAGAATGTTCTACAAGAGCATAGGGATGCAGCTCCTTCGTAA
- the LOC102707231 gene encoding protein STRICTOSIDINE SYNTHASE-LIKE 4-like isoform X2 produces MAPAAKGFLDAAGTAALAVAVSLAVHVAIHCPIHPEGPPPPRPGAARFPPNNLLQNLEKLGEGRLSAPEDVYVDAAGEVFTATRDGWVQRMRANGSWEQWGLVGGTGLLGIAPSADGAVLVCDADKGLLKLEENGRVTLLASAVEDSTIRFADAAIEASDGTVYFSDASTRFNFDNWFLDFLEYRFTGRLLKYDPCTGKASVVLDSLGFANGVALSPDEAFVVVCETMRFRCLRVWLKGDNAGQAEIFVDNLPGNPDNVRLGSDGHFWIALLPVRFSPWLDLIARWSLTRRVIASFPTLLRRTKAMMKGATVAQVSVDGEIMRVLGDSEGKVINLVTSATEFNGDLFLGSLATNFIGKLSLENVLQEHRDAAPS; encoded by the exons atggcgccggcggcgaagggctTCCTCGACGCCGCGGGCACCGCCGCGCTGGCCGTCGCCGTGTCGCTCGCGGTGCACGTCGCGATCCACTGCCCCATCCATCCGGagggcccgccgccgccgcgtcccggCGCCGCTCGCTTCCCTCCCAACAACCTCCTCCAG aatctggagaagctggggGAAGGGCGGCTGAGCGCGCCGGAGGACGTGtacgtcgacgccgccggcgaggtgttCACGGCGACGAGGGACGGCTGGGTGCAGAGGATGCGCGCCAACGGGTCGTGGGAGCAGTGGGGGCTCGTCGGCGGCACGGGGCTGCTCGGCATCGCGCCgtccgccgacggcgccgtgcTCGTCTGCGACGCCGACAAG GGATTGTTGAAATTAGAGGAGAATGGACGTGTGACGCTTCTTGCCTCGGCTGTTGAAGACTCCACGATCAG GTTTGCGGACGCCGCGATCGAGGCCTCCGACGGCACGGTCTACTTCAGCGACGCCAGCACCAGGTTCAACTTCGACAACTGGTTCCTCGACTTCCTCGAGTATCGCTTCACCGGCCGCCTCCTCAAGTACGACCCTTGCACCGGCAAGGCGTCCGTCGTGCTCGACAGCCTCGGCTTCGCCAACGGCGTCGCCCTGTCGCCCGACGAGGCCTTCGTCGTCGTCTGCGAGACGATGCG GTTCAGATGCTTGAGAGTGTGGCTGAAAGGGGACAATGCTGGACAGGCAGAGATCTTCGTGGACAACCTGCCGGGCAATCCGGACAACGTTCGGCTCGGATCAGACGGCCACTTCTGGATTGCCCTTCTCCCG GTGAGGTTTTCTCCATGGCTGGACCTCATCGCCCGCTGGAGCTTGACTAGGAGGGTTATCGCTTCGTTCCCGACGCTCTTGCGGAGGACCAAGGCGATGATGAAGGGAGCAACGGTGGCTCAGGTGTCGGTGGACGGCGAGATCATGAGGGTGCTTGGTGACTCTGAAGGGAAGGTGATTAACCTAGTCACTTCGGCGACAGAGTTCAATGGAGATCTCTTTCTTGGGAGCCTGGCAACCAACTTCATAGGAAAATTGTCTCTGGAGAATGTTCTACAAGAGCATAGGGATGCAGCTCCTTCGTAA
- the LOC102709946 gene encoding probable pyridoxal 5'-phosphate synthase subunit PDX1.1, with protein MASDVVALYGATNGDGAAAALQKHKSATFSVKVGLAQMLRGGVIMDVVTPEQARVAEEAGACAVMALERVPADIRAQGGVARMSDPGLIRDIKRAVTIPVMAKARIGHFVEAQILEAIGVDYVDESEVLTLADDAHHINKNNFRVPFVCGCRDLAEALRRIREGAAMIRTKGEAGTGNVVEAVRHVRSVMGDLRALRNMDDDEVFSYAKRIAAPYDLVMQTKQLGRLPVVQFAAGGVATPADAALMMQLGCDSVFVGSGVFKSGDPARRARAIVQAVTHYNDPKILAEVSSGLGEAMVGINLSDPKVERFAARSD; from the coding sequence ATGGCCTCCGACGTTGTCGCGCTCTACGGCGCCaccaacggcgacggcgccgccgccgcgctccagAAGCACAAGTCCGCCACCTTCTCTGTCAAGGTCGGCCTCGCCCAGATGCTACGCGGCGGCGTCATCATGGACGTCGTCACCCCCGAACAGGCGCGCGTTgccgaggaggccggcgcTTGCGCTGTCATGGCGCTCGAGCGCGTCCCCGCAGACATCCGCGCCCAGGGCGGCGTCGCTCGTATGTCCGACCCGGGCCTCATCCGCGATATCAAGCGCGCCGTCACCATCCCCGTCATGGCCAAGGCGCGCATCGGCCACTTCGTCGAAGCCCAGATCCTGGAGGCCATCGGCGTCGACTACGTGGACGAGAGCGAGGTGCTCACCCTCGCTGACGACGCCCACCACATCAACAAGAACAACTTCCGCGTCCCCTTTGTCTGTGGCTGCCGCGACCTCGCCGAGGCACTCCGCCGCATCCGCGAGGGCGCCGCCATGATCCGCACCAAGGGCGAGGCCGGCACCGGCAACGTCGTCGAGGCCGTCCGGCACGTGCGGTCCGTCATGGGCGACCTCCGGGCGCTCCGCAacatggacgacgacgaggtctTCTCCTACGCCAAGCGCATCGCCGCGCCCTACGACCTCGTCATGCAAACCAAGCAGCTAGGCCGGCTCCCCGTCGTGCAGTTCGCGGCAGGCGGGGTGGCCACCCCGGCCGATGCGGCCCTCATGATGCAGCTCGGATGCGACAGCGTGTTTGTCGGCTCCGGCGTCTTCAAGAGCGGTGACCCCGCGAGGCGCGCTCGCGCCATCGTGCAGGCCGTCACCCACTACAACGACCCCAAGATACTGGCGGAGGTCAGCAGCGGGCTCGGCGAGGCCATGGTTGGCatcaacctctccgaccccaagGTGGAGCGCTTCGCCGCCCGCTCCGACTAG
- the LOC102707510 gene encoding proteasome subunit alpha type-6-like, with product MADGGAVAVGVSGGGGSCSGRSSAAPAKYERIVTLFSPEGRIRQLDYACNAVKLAGTTSVGVRGADCVYVVTHRKEDKLQDKTAISHLFAITERMGLLATGMPADGRALAHEARNAAAEFRFQWGYEMPPRMLAQWIADRAQIHTQHAKIRPYGVVSMIFGIDEEEGTPQLFTCDPAGQFFGHKATGAGLKEKEVINFLEERMKSNPSLSSESTFELVKCALEHVLWGDFYTQEYEIGVISKEDPTVRLFSEKFVRGQS from the exons atggcggacggcggcgccgtggcCGTGGGTGTCtccggaggaggcggcagctGTAGCGGCCGTAGCAGCGCCGCCCCCGCCAAGTACGAGCGCATCGTCACCCTCTTCTCCCCCGAGGGCCGCATCCGCCAACTCG ACTACGCGTGCAACGCCGTGAAGCTGGCGGGGACCACCTCCGTCGGCGTGCGCGGCGCCGACTGCGTGTACGTCGTCACCCATCGGAAGGAG GACAAATTGCAGGACAAGACGGCCATCTCGCACCTGTTCGCGATCACCGAGCGGATGGGGCTGCTCGCCACCGGGATGCCAG CTGATGGAAGGGCATTAGCTCACGAGGCAAGGAACGCAGCTGCAGAGTTTCGCTTCCAGTGGGGATATGAAATGCCTCCTCGTATGTTAGCACAATG GATTGCAGACAGAGCACAGATCCACACCCAGCACGCTAAGATAAGACCTTATGGAGTTG TTTCTATGATCTTTGGAATTGACGAAGAGGAAGGAACCCCCCAGCTCTTCACATGTGATCCAGCTGGACAATTCTTTGGCCACAAG GCTACAGGTGCTGGTCTGAAAGAGAAGGAAGTTATAAACTTCCTTGAGGAAAGAATGAAGAGCAATCCTTCTCTATCATCTGAGTCAACATTTGAG TTAGTAAAATGTGCGTTGGAACATGTCCTGTGGGGGGATTTCTATACCCAAGAATATGAG ATTGGAGTTATCAGCAAAGAGGATCCAACTGTACGTCTGTTCTCAGAGAAATTCGTACGCGGGCAGAGCTGA